A single region of the Brachypodium distachyon strain Bd21 chromosome 3, Brachypodium_distachyon_v3.0, whole genome shotgun sequence genome encodes:
- the LOC100834516 gene encoding receptor protein kinase-like protein ZAR1, giving the protein MAAAMRVLAAMAVLVAALASAAKALNTDGLALLALKFAVSDDPGSALATWRDGDADPCSWLGVTCADGGGGRVAAVELANLSLAGYLPSELSLLSELQTLSLPSNRLSGQIPAAAIAALQNLVTLNLAHNFLTGQIPPGISRLASLSRLDLSSNQLNGTLPPGIAGLPRLSGVLNLSYNHFTGGIPPEFGGIPVAVSLDLRGNDLAGEIPQVGSLVNQGPTAFDDNPSLCGFPLKVECAGARDEPRIPQANTNGMNPGAAAAEVGRRPGKKRSSSPTLAILAVVVVAAIVAGLVLQWQCRRRCAAAGRDEEKESSASSAKEKKVSGAAGMTLAGSEERHHNGGSGGGEEGELFVAVDEGFGMELEELLRASAYVVGKSRGGIVYRVVPGRGPAVAVRRLSEPDDGEGESGWRRRRAFESEAAAIGRARHPNVARLRAYYYAPDEKLLIYDYLANGSLHSALHGGPTASPTPLPWSMRLSIVQGAARGLAYLHECSPRRYVHGCIKSSKILLDDELRAHVSGFGLARLVVAGAHKAHSKKLACALRNNGNGAVPYVAPELRVAGNGANGAAAATQKGDVFAFGVVLLEAVTGRQPAEGEGGAELEAWVRRAFKEERPLSEVVDPTLLGEVHAKKQVLAVFHVALGCTEPDPEMRPRMRAVADSLDRINNC; this is encoded by the exons ATGGCGGCTGCGATGCGTGTGCTCGCAGCAATGGCGGTGTTGGTGGCGGCATTAGCGTCCGCGGCGAAGGCGCTGAACACGGACGGGCTGGCGCTGCTGGCGCTCAAGTTCGCGGTGTCCGACGACCCCGGCAGCGCGCTGGCCACGTGGCGGGACGGCGACGCGGACCCCTGCAGCTGGTTGGGGGTCACctgcgccgacggcggcgggggccgggTCGCCGCCGTGGAGCTCGCGAACCTCTCGCTGGCCGGCTACCTCCCCTCGGAGCTCTCCCTGCTGTCCGAGCTCCAGACGCTCTCGCTCCCCTCCAACCGCCTCTCCGGCCAGAtcccagccgccgccatcgccgcgcTGCAGAACCTCGTCACCCTCAACCTCGCGCACAACTTCCTCACCGGCCAGATCCCGCCCGGGATTTCCCGCCTCGCGTCGTTGTCCCGCCTCGATTTGTCCTCCAACCAGCTCAACGGGACTCTCCCGCCGGGGATCGCGGGGCTGCCGCGGCTCTCCGGGGTTCTGAATCTGAGCTATAATCACTTCACCGGCGGGATCCCGCCGGAGTTCGGGGGGATTCCTGTCGCCGTGAGCCTCGACCTCCGCGGGAACGACCTCGCCGGCGAGATCCCGCAGGTGGGGTCCCTCGTCAACCAGGGCCCCACCGCCTTCGACGACAACCCGAGCCTCTGCGGATTTCCGCTCAAGGTCGAGTGCGCCGGCGCGAGGGACGAGCCGAGGATCCCGCAGGCGAACACGAATGGGATGAACcctggcgcggcggcggcggaggtggggaggAGGCCAGGGAAGAAGCggtcgtcgtcgccgacgCTCGCGATCCTCGCTGTGGTCGTGGTGGCGGCCATTGTCGCCGGGCTCGTGCTGCAGTGGCAGTGCCGGAGGCggtgcgccgccgcgggcagggacgaggagaaggagtcgtcggcgtcgtcggcgaaggagaagaaggtaagcggggcggcggggatgACGCTCGCAGGCAGCGAAGAGCGTCATCacaacggcggcagcgggggcggggaagaaggggagcTGTTCGTGGCCGTGGACGAAGGGTTCGGGATGGAGCTGGAGGAGCTGCTCCGGGCGTCGGCGTACGTCGTGGGGAAGAGCCGAGGGGGCATCGTGTACAGGGTCGTCCCCGGCCGCGGCCCCGCCGTGGCCGTCCGCCGCCTGAGCGAGCCCGACGACGGTGAGGGCGAGTCCGgctggcgccgccgtcgcgcgtTCGAgtcggaggccgccgccatcggccGCGCGAGACACCCCAACGTCGCCCGCCTCCGCGCATACTACTACGCCCCCGACGAGAAGCTCCTCATCTACGACTACCTCGCCAATGGCTCCCTCCACTCCGCCCTCCACG gGGGGCCGACGGCGTCGCCGACGCCATTGCCATGGTCGATGAGGCTGTCCATCGTGCAGGGGGCGGCAAGGGGTCTGGCATACTTACACGAGTGCAGCCCGCGGCGGTACGTGCACGGCTGCATCAAGTCCTCCAAGATCCTCCTTGACGACGAGCTCCGGGCGCACGTGTCCGGCTTCGGCCTGGCACGCCTCGTCGTGGCGGGGGCGCACAAGGCGCACTCGAAGAAGCTCGCCTGCGCGCTCCGCAACAACGGCAATGGCGCTGTGCCGTACGTGGCGCCGGAGCTGCGGGTTGCAGGCAATGGCGCTaatggcgcggcggcggctacgcAGAAGGGGGACGTGTTCGCGTTcggggtggtgctgctggaggcGGTGACGGGGCGGCAGCCGGCGGAGGGGGAAGGCGGGGCGGAGCTGGAGGCGTGGGTGCGGCGGGCGTTCAAGGAGGAGCGGCCGCTGTCGGAGGTGGTCGACCCGACGCTGCTGGGCGAGGTGCACGCcaagaagcaggtgctcgccGTCTTCCATGTCGCGCTCGGATGCACCGAACCCGACCCCGAGATGCGGCCCCGCAtgcgcgccgtcgccgacaGCCTCGACCGGATCAACAACTGCTAG
- the LOC100846630 gene encoding uncharacterized protein LOC100846630, which translates to MELGLRLRALTGFRATLSGFPAAAAHGRGCRQPRRGASSSASCSLAATASAGGNGAAAGPVGSGVEVARAKRMLHVVLVSPMIPGNTGSIARTCAASAVGLHLVGPLGYNVDDTKLKRAGLDYWPYVVVKVHDSWDEFREYFMKQDGDKRLLAFTKRGTNIHSDFSYKPGDWLVFGSETKGLADNVLEDCSGEAIGGGTIRIPMVETYVRCLNLSVSVGVALYEAARQLNYEQLQYQPDLPEEARGLFPAEDIYG; encoded by the exons ATGGAGCTCGGCTTGCGGCTGCGCGCTCTCACCGGCTTCCGCGCCACCCTCAGCGGTTtcccggcggccgccgcgcacgGCAGAGGTTGCCGCCAGCCGCGACGTGGGGCTTCCTCATCAGCCTCGTGTTCCC TTGCTGCCACTGCCAGTGCTGGTGGTAACGGAGCCGCGGCTGGACCCGTGGGGAGCGGCGTGGAGGTCGCACGCGCCAAGAGGATGCTCCACGTGGTGCTGGTTTCCCCTATG ATCCCAGGAAATACAGGATCAATTGCGAGGACATGCGCGGCATCGGCAGTTGGCCTTCATCTTGTCGGG CCATTAGGTTATAATGTAGATGACACAAAGCTGAAGCGTGCTGGATTGGATTATTGGCC TTATGTTGTTGTCAAGGTTCATGACTCCTGGGATGAGTTCCGAGAATATTTCATGAAGCAG GATGGAGACAAGAGGTTGTTGGCCTTTACCAAAAGAGGCACAAACATCCATTCA GATTTCTCATATAAGCCAGGTGACTGGCTAGTATTCGGCTCTGAAACAAAAGGGCTAGCAGATAACGTCCTGGAAGACTGTTCCGGTGAAGCCATAGGTGGCGGAACGATCCGAATTCCGATGGTGGAGACCTACGTCCGTTGCCTGAATCTGTCTGTCAGCGTCGGAGTAGCCCTCTACGAAGCGGCCAGGCAGCTGAACtacgagcagctgcagtaccAGCCTGATCTCCCGGAGGAAGCTCGTGGACTATTCCCGGCGGAGGATATTTATGGATGA
- the LOC100846325 gene encoding transcription factor bHLH130: MYGSPVSKDLNQPPPPPMNSSGLLRYRSAPSTLLGEVCEEFLPRAASPDAGADNVFSRFLADHQIRDSKPPAPPPPVPVPAGGHFPDEAAMASQQQQQQQQQMMFHSQQQQQQMGGVEGLYRTVSSGGMDSAAAAAAAGASSLIRQSSSPAGFLNHLNMDNGYESMLRAGMGMGFRNGSTPAAVDSSGSGGSRLKGQLSFSSRQGSLMSQISEMGSEDLGGSSPEAAGGGRGYMPGYPMSSGWEESSLMSENMSGMKRPRDSSEPAQNGLAHQFSLPKTSSEMAAIEKFLQFQDAVPCKIRAKRGCATHPRSIAERVRRTRISERIRKLQELVPNMDKQTNTADMLDLAVDYIKELQEQVKVINESRANCTCSASKH, encoded by the exons ATGTACGGCTCGCCGGTGTCCAAGGATCTgaaccagccgccgccgccgccgatgaaCTCCTCCGGGCTGCTCAGGTACAGATCGGCGCCGAGTACTCTGCTCGGCGAGGTCTGCGAGGAATtcctcccccgcgccgccagccccgacgccggcgccgacaaCGTCTTCTCCCGCTTCCTGGCCGACCACCAGATCCGCGACAGCAAGCCACCGGCGCCCCCTCCGCCCGTGCCCGTCCCCGCCGGGGGCCACTTCCCCGATGAAGCCGCCATGGCCtcccaacagcagcagcagcagcagcaacagatgATGTTCCACtcccagcagcaacagcagcagatGGGCGGCGTGGAGGGGCTGTACCGTACCGTCAGCTCCGGCGGGATggactccgccgccgccgcggccgccgcgggagCCAGCAGCCTGATCCGGCAGAGCAGCTCCCCCGCCGGATTCCTCAATCATTTGAACATGGACAACG GGTACGAGAGCATGCTACGGGCCGGCATGGGCATGGGCTTCAGAAACGGCTCGacccccgccgccgtggaTTCCTCCGGCAGCGGAGGTAGCCGGCTCAAGGGGCAGCTCAGCTTCTCGTCGCGGCAGGGCTCGCTCATGTCGCAGATCTCCGAGATGGGCAGCGAGGATCTCGGTGGCAGCAGCCCTGAGGCTGCCGGAGGCGGCCGGGGTTACATGCCTGGGTACCCGATGAGCTCCGGCTGGGAGGAGTCGTCGCTTATGTCGGAGAACATGTCCGGGATGAAGCGCCCACGGGACTCGTCGGAGCCCGCCCAG AACGGCCTGGCGCACCAGTTCAGCTTGCCCAAGACCTCGTCGGAGATGGCCGCCATCGAAAAGTTCCTCCAGTTCCAGGACGCCGTGCCCTGCAAGATCCGGGCAAAGCGGGGATGCGCCACGCACCCACGCAGCATCGCGGAGCGG gtgaggaggacgaggatcAGCGAGCGAATCAGGAAGCTGCAAGAGCTCGTCCCAAACATGGACaag CAAACCAACACAGCTGACATGTTGGATCTGGCTGTCGACTACATCAAGGAGCTCCAGGAGCAGGTTAAG GTGATCAATGAAAGCCGCGCGAATTGCACCTGCTCAGCGAGCAAGCACTAG